tGGTCTCCATGACACTTATCAGCAAaaaaagtaaagtgaaatggtcccataacacttgtcatcaaaagaagttaagaaaaaagtggtcccaaaaaattaaattaccatttgactttcccaattacgAAAACAGCCtagttttttgaaacatttatttatagaaaccagtctATCAAAAAGGAATGGAAAGAGTATTTAATAATGTTATTTATCTTACGCagggttatttttgtttttcagatTTTTGCTATGCCAGAAGTTGTCATGGGAATAATCCCAGCTGTAGGGGCTTCTTTTTTTCTGTCTAGACTCCCCGGCTTCTTTGGTATATACACAATTAAACTTCAATATTCTTCCGTCGCCAATGCGATAAGACTGAAAATTTCCTCTGATTGCTGTTTCACCTAATTAATAAACTCGAAAACAGATGTGTATTTCATATTGATTGTTACTGGATTCCTTTAACATGGTGTTGTAGTGAAACTTTACTTGAATGGTTTAAATTTCCTTTTAGAAGATTAATAGATTGTTTTCGGTTTTGTTAATTGTACtttctatatatatatctttCACCAGGAGAATACCTCGGTCTTACTGGTGCAAGGTTGGATGGCACTAAAATGCTTGCATGTGGCCTTGCAACTCACTTCGTCCCTTCAATAGTATGATCCTCATCTATTAACTTAATTTTGTCGAGCAGCTAACCGTATCTAACTTTTAAGCATCAAACTTCTAACACTTTTGAAATTTGATCTTGCTTAATTACCTTGTACGCGCGAGAAGAAATTGAGTTTGCTAGATGATGCACTGAATAAAGTAAACACAAGTGATCCAGCTATTATCTCGGCAGTTATTGACGAGTGTTCAGAGCAACCTCCTTTAAAAGAGAGAACTGCTTATTATAGGTAAATCTGATTGGATGTTTTCAATTGGAGATCTTAGTGTACGCACTACCTGTTTAATCCTGCAGTATTATTTATGCGGAAGtactactcaaaaaaaaaaaaaaaaattatgcggAAGTTCAAGTATATTAAATTTCTTACTGCAGACTACTAGACATCATTGACAGATGCTTTTCACGGAAGACAATCGAAAATGTTATCTCAGCTCTTGTAAGTTAGACGCATATACTGCGTTGCAGAAACAAACCCATTCTCTTACATTTTGTAATctttttgagatttattttttaagttcttCAATCATGCACCCACTCCATACTTCTACCGCCTCTATGACTCTAAACACAAGGGAAGATTTACTTGTTTAGGAGATGGAGTCTATGAAAGGAGCGGATGCTTGGATTGATGAAGCGCTTCACTTAATGAAAAAAGCATCACCTCTTATTCTTAAAGTTTTTCTCAAATCGGTAAAGAATGGtgtcttttctttctctctctctctctctctctctctctctcttttgtcCTTGCTTTCAAGGATATATCCTCTTAACTTGTCAGCTCATGCACTACGATAATATTTCTGATATACATATATAAACAGATTAGAGAAGGGAGACTGCAAGGTCTCCGTCAGTGCCTTGCCCAAGAATATAGAATTTCATGCCATGGTTTGCAAGTTGGACAGGATACATTTGAGGTCACTacacatttttttttcattagtTAGTTAGTATCACATTCTTGCCCAAAGTTATCTAAGCATATAACTTTCAATGCAGGGTTACCGAGCTATCTTTTTGCGTAAAGACCATACTCCAAATGTTAGTGTTCTTAACTCTCTCTGTAACTGTTAAATTTCAATAAGTTCTTGACAAAGTTGTATCATAATTAGAAATTTAGAAATTATATATGCATTTTTCAGTGGAAGCCTTCTAGGTTAGAGCTTGTTAATGATGAAATGGTGGACCGGTACTTCTCGAAGATGGATGATGACGAATGGGTAGATCTAGACCTACCAGTAAGGTCTGACTTGTCGACCTCTATTATAGCAAAGCTCTAAGGATT
This is a stretch of genomic DNA from Papaver somniferum cultivar HN1 chromosome 1, ASM357369v1, whole genome shotgun sequence. It encodes these proteins:
- the LOC113339025 gene encoding 3-hydroxyisobutyryl-CoA hydrolase 1-like; protein product: MTTLVDHVQVEENLHARTVILNRVHKLNIMSSQMVSRLHEVYTAFEKDPEAKLVILKGKGKAFCAGGDLAEYFHESTEGHWTLGVKILENAITLMYQVATLAKPQVSILNGVVMGVGCGLSTHGRFRVVTERTIFAMPEVVMGIIPAVGASFFLSRLPGFFGEYLGLTGARLDGTKMLACGLATHFVPSIKLSLLDDALNKVNTSDPAIISAVIDECSEQPPLKERTAYYRLLDIIDRCFSRKTIENVISALEMESMKGADAWIDEALHLMKKASPLILKVFLKSIREGRLQGLRQCLAQEYRISCHGLQVGQDTFEGYRAIFLRKDHTPNWKPSRLELVNDEMVDRYFSKMDDDEWVDLDLPVRSDLSTSIIAKL